In the genome of Montipora foliosa isolate CH-2021 chromosome 3, ASM3666993v2, whole genome shotgun sequence, one region contains:
- the LOC137994166 gene encoding uncharacterized protein — MSKEKDNAPQLSEYANTLDPLVKKRYMKKIACIGVDPFLISYQNDDAECLPPTESIDLVSYLVLETSYYTKEQFKAFKSLQAYNQLVSGFVQSVHGLIIAGKHVVLAKVRHSQKMNDPTVPLRIIAEDDGKILFAHCRGCMAGQGETCSHIASVLFYIETFNRIRGKLACTDKQCAWILPTYSKDIPFAEVQDIDFRSATKLKQKLDETVEKLDANAPCFVPGGSKTTEKQKRDIQAPTEAELNSFYGKLNTCKKKPVALSLIYPYSESFVTKSRTVQAVPDLFDKKYLNTQYNDLLETCAEVNIEITPEQVKIIEEDTRKQSGCNAFFRHRAGRIGASISKQACQTNPAQPSHSLIKTICYPHIFSVSNAATEHGCKHEKQALAAYELAMKERHVNFKVKECGMFVNQEYPWLHATPDFLCSCDCCGEGRGEIKCPYCLKELDFQEYLSKQGSCLNKNMIIKEDHQYYYQLQQQLFTTGKKYNDFVVCSIKENIEFVCQRVTPNQHHWDTVLPNLTNFWRFCVLPEILGRWYTQKRDITLKQFDAGAACFCRNETGEAVVHCSNTACPISSYHLSCLKLTGVPKNWMCPLCHTGSPPQKPKRPSMSDDTTKEAVKLDTAICICNQKATTSDKLIECHNKPCMNGKFFHLSGMNYKRKPNNAKTTWICPNCSAANLYNTKTKIKVANSDSVKASTCNSVSTPNNGNLNNHHFKLILSPTAWLDDDIILEVHLNLKKIDPTMQGLQDPLLGPVRQFRRVGNPFVQILYTGNHHWVCISSVGCSDGIVNLYDSLYHNLLYGSVSRGLGTTKFTNLIG; from the coding sequence ATGTCTAAGGAGAAAGATAACGCTCCCCAATTGTCTGAATATGCAAATACGCTTGATCCTCTTGTTAAGAAAAGGTACATGAAGAAAATAGCGTGCATTGGAGTCGATCCTTTTCTAATTTCGTACCAAAATGACGATGCCGAATGTCTTCCTCCAACCGAGTCGATTGACCTCGTTTCGTATCTTGTTCTTGAAACCAGCTACTACACTAAGGAACAATTTAAAGCCTTTAAAAGTCTTCAAGCATACAACCAGTTGGTCTCTGGATTTGTACAAAGTGTCCACGGACTTATCATTGCCGGTAAgcatgttgttttggcaaaggtTCGGCACTCTCAAAAAATGAACGACCCAACTGTTCCTCTGAGGATCATCGCCGAAGATGACGGAAAGATTTTATTTGCACATTGCCGCGGATGTATGGCTGGGCAAGGGGAAACCTGCTCCCACATTGCTAGCGTCCTATTTTACATTGAAACTTTTAACAGAATACGAGGAAAGCTTGCTTGCACTGACAAACAATGTGCTTGGATACTTCCAACTTACAGCAAAGACATACCATTTGCTGAAGTTCAAGACATCGACTTCAGGTCCGCCACTAAACTGAAGCAAAAACTTGACGAAACAGTAGAAAAACTTGATGCTAATGCACCATGTTTTGTCCCTGGAGGTTCGAAAACCACCGAGAAACAGAAAAGGGACATTCAAGCTCCAACTGAGGCTGAGTTAAACTCTTTCTACGGAAAGTTAAACACATGTAAGAAAAAGCCGGTTGCACTGAGCTTAATTTATCCGTACTCCGAGTCCTTTGTTACAAAGAGTAGAACTGTTCAAGCTGTCCCAGACCTCTTTGACAAGAAGTATTTAAACACCCAATACAATGACCTTCTGGAGACTTGCGctgaagtaaacattgaaataaCGCCTGAACAAGTAAAAATCATTGAAGAGGATACTAGAAAACAATCTGGTTGTAATGCCTTTTTCCGACATCGTGCGGGACGAATCGGGGCTTCCATTAGCAAGCAGGCTTGTCAAACTAACCCAGCTCAACCATCCCATTCCCTTATTAAAACAATATGCTATCCCCACATTTTTAGCGTTAGCAATGCTGCTACAGAACATGGCTGCAAGCATGAAAAACAAGCTCTAGCTGCATATGAATTAGCAATGAAGGAGAGGCATGTGAACTTCAAGGTCAAGGAGTGCGGAATGTTTGTAAATCAGGAGTATCCTTGGCTACATGCCACACCAGATTTTCTGTGCAGCTGTGACTGTTGCGGTGAGGGGCGTGGCGAGATTAAGTGTCCTTACTGTTTAAAGGAATTGGATTTTCAAGAATACCTCTCTAAGCAAGGCTCCTGTTTAAATAAAAACATGATAATCAAGGAAGACcatcaatattattatcaaCTCCAACAGCAACTCTTTACAACTGGGAAAAAGTACAATGACTTTGTTGTTTGTAGCATAAAGGAAAACATTGAGTTTGTATGTCAAAGAGTTACCCCTAACCAACATCACTGGGACACTGTACTTCCTAACCTAACCAATTTTTGGAGATTTTGTGTGTTGCCTGAAATTTTAGGGCGCTGGTACACACAGAAACGTGACATAACCCTAAAACAGTTTGATGCTGGGGCAGCATGTTTTTGCAGGAATGAAACTGGAGAGGCTGTTGTTCATTGCTCTAATACAGCATGCCCTATTTCATCCTACCACTTGTCCTGTCTTAAACTCACGGGAGTACCAAAGAACTGGATGTGCCCTTTGTGTCACACAGGTTCACCACCTCAAAAGCCAAAAAGGCCATCAATGTCAGATGATACAACAAAGGAAGCTGTCAAACTAGACACAGCTATCTGCATATGCAATCAGAAGGCCACGACAAGTGATAAACTGATTGAATGCCACAACAAACCTTGTATGAATGGAAAATTTTTCCACTTGTCAGGCATGAATTACAAGCGCAAGCCTAACAATGCCAAAACAACTTGGATTTGTCCAAATTGTAGTGCAGCAAACCTTTATAACACTAAGACTAAGATAAAAGTTGCAAATAGTGACAGTGTCAAAGCATCTACATGTAACAGTGTCAGCACACCCAACAATGGAAATTTAAATAACCATCACTTCAAGCTAATTTTATCACCAACCGCATGGTTGGATGATGACATTATTCTAGAGGTTCATCTAAATCTCAAGAAGATTGATCCTACTATGCAAGGTTTACAGGATCCTTTATTAGGTCCTGTTCGTCAATTCAGAAGAGTTGGTAACCCTTTTGTGCAGATTCTGTATACAGGCAACCACCACTGGGTATGCATTAGCTCAGTAGGATGCAGTGATGGTATTGTCAATTTGTATGACAGTTTGTAtcacaatttattatatggctctgtctcacgaggactgggaactacaaaattcacgaatttgattggctaa